The following are from one region of the Myotis daubentonii chromosome 2, mMyoDau2.1, whole genome shotgun sequence genome:
- the HEBP1 gene encoding heme-binding protein 1: MLGMIRNSLFGSVETWPWQVLSKGGKEEVTYEERTCEGGKFATVEVTDKPVDEALREAMPKVMKYVGGTNDKGIGMGMTVPISFAVFPSDDGSLQKKIKVWFRIPNQFQSDPPVPSDNSIKIEERESITVYSTQFGGYAKEADYIAQAAQLRTALEGTATYRSDIYFCTGYDPPMKPIGRRNEVWLVKT, translated from the exons ATGCTGGGCATGATCAGGAACTCGTTGTTCGGGAGCGTAGAGACATGGCCTTGGCAGGTCCTGAGCAAAGGGGGCAAG GAAGAAGTGACCTATGAGGAAAGGACCTGTGAAGGCGGGAAGTTTGCCACAGTGGAAGTGACAGATAAGCCGGTGGATGAGGCTCTACGGGAAGCAATGCCCAAAGTTATGAAGTATGTGGGAGGCACCAATGACAAGG GAATTGGGATGGGGATGACGGTCCCCATTTCCTTCGCCGTGTTCCCCAGTGACGATGGCTCCCTACAGAAGAAAATCAAAGTCTGGTTCCGGATTCCAAACCAGTTTCAGAGCGACCCGCCCGTTCCCAGTGACAACAGCATTAAAATCGAGGAGAGGGAAAGCATCACTGTCTATTCCAC GCAGTTTGGGGGTTATGCCAAGGAAGCCGACTACATAGCCCAAGCCGCCCAGCTACGCACCGCCCTGGAGGGCACAGCCACCTACCGGAGTGACATCTACTTCTGCACTGGGTACGACCCGCCTATGAAACCCATTGGACGTCGCAATGAGGTCTGGCTGGTGAAGACATGA